From one Chloroflexota bacterium genomic stretch:
- a CDS encoding demethoxyubiquinone hydroxylase family protein, with product MPDFPNPFVGNVPDRKLNFEELIRAIRIDIAGELEAIHLYQAHAQATDNELVKEVLLDIANEERVHVGELQRLLTLLLADEETLLAEGKAEVDAVAAKLGAKAVPAESNRTAPTGDAPTIGSLKP from the coding sequence ATGCCAGATTTCCCTAACCCATTTGTTGGCAATGTGCCAGATCGCAAGTTGAATTTCGAAGAATTGATCAGAGCTATCCGCATTGACATCGCCGGCGAATTAGAGGCTATCCACCTCTATCAGGCACACGCTCAAGCAACCGATAATGAGTTGGTCAAAGAAGTGCTGCTGGATATCGCCAACGAAGAACGCGTGCATGTCGGTGAACTGCAACGACTGCTCACCCTGCTGCTGGCTGATGAAGAGACACTATTGGCCGAGGGCAAAGCCGAAGTAGATGCTGTGGCTGCCAAGCTGGGGGCAAAAGCGGTCCCAGCAGAGAGCAATAGGACAGCTCCGACTGGCGATGCGCCCACTATTGGCTCCTTGAAGCCATAG
- a CDS encoding PBP1A family penicillin-binding protein, producing MKYHNPDIRDNKSRLWLAYPGEDWRRAFVQGMLVILLVAGLLLCVTALLATGVYAYVAAQLPSPEELSIRANTFASTKIYDRNGVLLYEVFDPSGGRRTVVPLSRIPLYVRQATIATEDPTFYANPGFNPLSIARALWQNLRERDIVSGASTITQQLVKNTFLSPEVTLRRKIKEAILAAEITRRYTKDEILELYLNQVYYGNMAYGIGTAAEVYFNKPVEKLTLAEAALLVGIPQGPAIYDPYTNLAAAKVRQGIVLDLMVKRGYLSAEEARKAKLEELHFAPQRIEMKAPHFVVYVREQLEAQFGTQMLYRGGLRVYTTLDMKMQEAAERIIRNHIASLAELEATNAALLALNPRNGQILAMVGSADFYNEEIDGQVNVTLRLRQPGSAIKPVTYAAAFERGWTAATFIMDIKTEFPDGANPPYVPHNHDKKEHGPVLVRDALARSLNIPAVKTLQFVTLPGMLEMAHRLGITSLNRADYGLSLTLGGGDITLLELTSAYAVFANGGQRVLPTPILRIEDSAGRLIVQASEEAGAQILDPRHAYLITSILSDKEARIPTFGRNNPLELSRPAAVKTGTTDDYRDAWTIGYTPDLVTGVWVGNSNQKPMKGVYGSRGAAPIWHDFMEEVLRDTPVHDFVMPEGMETAEICPVSGKLHTDKCPSARKEIFLAGTAPKEPCDIHVDVRLCTVSGQRASPFCPVNVVHTQYFEVYPPEYRAWAESQGKPQPPAETCTVHTRPPRAEIMEPRDSSIVEGIVPVYGSARIDDMDHYEVQYGIGENPIGWGIIARQNILLEDSVLAAWDTRELRNGLYSLRVVVYDRHGNHAASPAVRVTVANPTPTATATPTNTPTATITPTSTPTSTASPTPTVTPTIPDTATSIPTATIPEPATPTPILELPTETLIPAIQSAPSATPEVTPGL from the coding sequence ATGAAGTATCACAATCCTGATATCAGGGATAACAAATCCAGGCTATGGCTAGCCTATCCTGGCGAAGATTGGCGCAGAGCCTTTGTCCAGGGGATGCTCGTGATCCTCCTTGTGGCTGGGTTGCTGCTGTGTGTAACTGCTCTGCTGGCCACAGGTGTCTATGCCTACGTCGCGGCGCAGTTGCCCTCGCCAGAGGAATTGAGCATCCGTGCCAACACCTTTGCCAGCACCAAGATCTATGACCGCAACGGGGTGCTGCTGTACGAGGTATTTGACCCAAGCGGTGGACGCCGCACTGTCGTGCCCCTCTCACGTATCCCCTTGTATGTGCGCCAGGCTACGATCGCAACCGAAGATCCCACCTTCTATGCCAACCCCGGGTTTAATCCACTGAGCATCGCCCGTGCTCTTTGGCAGAACCTGCGCGAACGGGACATTGTCTCAGGGGCCAGCACGATTACACAGCAATTGGTCAAGAATACTTTCCTCTCACCTGAAGTTACCCTCAGGCGCAAGATCAAAGAAGCGATCCTGGCTGCCGAGATCACCCGTCGCTATACCAAGGACGAAATCCTGGAGCTGTATCTGAACCAGGTTTATTACGGAAACATGGCCTACGGCATTGGCACTGCCGCGGAGGTCTATTTCAACAAGCCAGTGGAGAAACTAACCCTGGCCGAGGCTGCCTTGCTCGTTGGCATCCCGCAAGGCCCGGCTATCTACGATCCCTATACCAATTTGGCTGCCGCTAAGGTTCGGCAGGGCATTGTGTTGGATCTCATGGTAAAACGAGGCTACTTGAGTGCGGAAGAGGCGAGGAAAGCAAAGCTCGAGGAATTGCACTTTGCTCCGCAGCGCATTGAAATGAAAGCGCCCCACTTTGTTGTCTACGTACGCGAACAACTGGAAGCGCAATTTGGCACGCAAATGCTCTATCGCGGTGGGTTGCGCGTATACACTACCTTGGATATGAAGATGCAAGAGGCAGCTGAGCGCATCATCCGCAATCACATCGCCTCACTGGCCGAATTGGAGGCAACCAACGCGGCACTGCTCGCCTTGAACCCGCGCAACGGTCAGATACTGGCTATGGTCGGAAGCGCTGACTTCTACAATGAGGAAATTGATGGGCAGGTGAACGTCACTCTGCGGCTGCGCCAACCTGGGTCAGCGATCAAACCTGTTACCTATGCCGCCGCTTTTGAGCGTGGCTGGACGGCGGCTACCTTCATTATGGATATCAAAACCGAGTTCCCAGACGGAGCCAACCCGCCCTATGTGCCCCATAACCACGACAAGAAGGAACACGGCCCAGTGCTGGTACGAGATGCCCTTGCCCGCTCGCTCAATATCCCGGCGGTCAAGACCTTGCAATTCGTGACCCTGCCAGGCATGCTGGAGATGGCGCACCGTCTGGGCATTACCTCTCTGAACAGGGCTGACTATGGCCTGTCCCTAACTCTCGGTGGCGGCGATATTACCTTGCTAGAACTGACCAGTGCTTACGCCGTTTTTGCCAACGGCGGGCAGCGTGTTCTGCCTACGCCTATCCTGCGCATCGAAGACAGTGCCGGACGTCTTATCGTCCAGGCTTCCGAGGAAGCAGGGGCACAAATCCTGGATCCGCGCCATGCCTACTTAATCACCAGCATTTTGTCAGATAAGGAAGCGCGAATACCCACATTTGGTCGTAACAATCCCCTCGAACTCTCCCGGCCAGCCGCAGTGAAGACGGGCACAACCGACGATTACCGTGATGCATGGACCATAGGCTACACGCCAGACCTGGTCACTGGTGTATGGGTGGGAAACAGCAACCAAAAGCCAATGAAGGGCGTTTACGGCTCGCGTGGAGCCGCACCTATCTGGCACGACTTCATGGAAGAGGTCCTGCGCGATACCCCTGTCCACGATTTTGTCATGCCTGAGGGGATGGAAACCGCCGAAATCTGTCCCGTGTCGGGCAAGCTGCACACGGACAAATGCCCCTCCGCACGCAAGGAAATCTTCCTCGCCGGCACAGCGCCAAAAGAGCCATGCGACATACATGTGGATGTGCGTCTATGCACAGTAAGCGGTCAGCGTGCTAGTCCGTTCTGTCCAGTGAACGTCGTGCACACACAGTATTTTGAAGTCTACCCACCTGAATACCGCGCCTGGGCTGAGTCCCAAGGCAAGCCTCAGCCACCTGCTGAGACTTGCACTGTGCACACACGGCCACCACGTGCGGAAATCATGGAGCCACGAGATAGCAGCATCGTCGAGGGCATTGTCCCTGTTTACGGCAGCGCACGGATAGATGACATGGATCACTACGAGGTGCAATACGGCATTGGTGAAAATCCCATCGGATGGGGGATAATTGCGCGTCAGAACATCCTCTTAGAGGATAGTGTGTTAGCGGCATGGGACACCCGAGAATTGCGCAATGGCCTCTATTCCCTGCGTGTAGTGGTTTATGACCGCCACGGGAATCACGCCGCCTCGCCGGCGGTGCGAGTCACCGTTGCCAACCCCACACCGACTGCTACAGCAACACCGACGAATACGCCAACGGCTACGATCACACCGACAAGCACACCAACATCTACAGCTAGCCCCACGCCAACCGTAACACCGACCATTCCTGATACAGCCACATCTATCCCCACTGCAACCATTCCCGAGCCCGCCACACCGACGCCCATATTGGAACTACCGACCGAAACGCTCATACCAGCAATCCAATCTGCCCCATCTGCAACGCCAGAGGTCACACCTGGTTTGTAG
- a CDS encoding bacteriocin family protein — translation MANKYLGREDAPISAAIWEKLDAAMIEAAKSQLVGRRLLYIEGPYGLGLKTIPLEDAVVTAAADTPEVVASAVIPVPLIRTTFVLGTRDLANYERDGVTLDLSKVAEAAIACARLEDDLVFNGMAKLRLPGLLNVPGHNKVKLSAWEKPGDAAEDVIKALTALDSSGSHGPYSLALAPSRYNLLFRRYPQGNQTELEHVETMITAGIFKAPILKDGGVLLASGLQYASIVIGQDMSIGFIGPSDGDLEFSISESVALRVRQPKSICVLEA, via the coding sequence ATGGCAAACAAGTATCTAGGTCGAGAGGATGCCCCTATTAGCGCCGCAATATGGGAAAAACTTGACGCAGCCATGATCGAGGCAGCAAAAAGCCAGCTTGTTGGACGCCGCCTGCTGTACATTGAGGGCCCCTATGGATTGGGACTAAAGACTATCCCTCTGGAGGATGCAGTTGTTACAGCCGCTGCCGACACCCCAGAAGTGGTCGCTAGCGCGGTTATCCCTGTACCTTTGATTCGCACTACCTTTGTGCTCGGGACGCGTGACCTCGCTAACTATGAGCGGGATGGAGTAACCCTGGATTTGAGCAAAGTCGCCGAAGCGGCCATTGCCTGTGCCAGGTTGGAAGATGATCTCGTTTTCAACGGCATGGCCAAGTTGCGTTTGCCCGGCTTGCTCAATGTCCCGGGACACAACAAGGTCAAATTGTCTGCTTGGGAGAAACCAGGGGATGCTGCTGAGGATGTGATCAAGGCTTTGACGGCGTTGGATAGCAGTGGCTCTCATGGCCCATACAGTCTGGCCCTGGCACCAAGCCGCTACAACTTGCTATTCCGCCGTTATCCCCAGGGCAACCAAACAGAGCTGGAACACGTAGAGACGATGATCACAGCGGGCATCTTCAAAGCCCCCATCCTCAAAGATGGCGGCGTTTTGCTGGCCTCTGGGTTGCAATACGCTTCCATCGTTATCGGGCAGGACATGAGCATTGGCTTCATTGGCCCCAGTGACGGAGATCTGGAGTTCTCCATATCCGAAAGCGTGGCCCTGCGCGTTCGCCAGCCCAAGTCTATCTGTGTGCTGGAAGCTTAG
- a CDS encoding alanine racemase, with the protein MTCNEPTWAEIDLDAIAHNTRQLKQYVGERTELVAVVKANAYGHGALPVGLVALKNGATRLAVARVGEGVQLRRGGVAAPILVMGYATLGQANEIVRHRLTPTVNTLELAHALSAAIAEQNAAPLPVHVKVDTGLGRFGLLPHEVLDFSRALLAVPNLFLEGLWTHFASADETDQSYTYHQCAVYNQVLRQLEEAGIHIPLKHVANSAATLTLPETHLDMVRCGIAIYGLRPSAEVKMVVPLRPAMTIKARVARVRILPAGSSISYNRTYVTSRPTTVALVPIGYGDGYRRGLSNQGMVLIHGQRAPIIGRVCMDQFMVDVSNIPDVQQGNEVVVLGRQGEEEINAEEIGAWVGTNNYETVTAILPRVPRVYLAGDNKTP; encoded by the coding sequence ATGACATGCAACGAGCCTACCTGGGCTGAAATCGATCTGGATGCCATTGCCCACAACACACGTCAGTTGAAACAGTACGTGGGAGAGCGCACCGAATTGGTGGCGGTGGTCAAAGCCAATGCCTATGGCCATGGTGCGTTGCCTGTTGGCCTAGTAGCGCTTAAGAATGGCGCGACACGACTGGCCGTTGCCCGCGTAGGCGAAGGAGTACAGCTACGAAGAGGCGGAGTTGCTGCTCCTATCCTGGTAATGGGCTATGCCACACTGGGCCAGGCCAACGAAATCGTCCGGCATCGCCTCACTCCTACGGTGAATACCCTCGAACTGGCGCACGCTCTTTCCGCAGCCATCGCTGAGCAGAATGCAGCACCGCTGCCAGTGCATGTGAAAGTGGACACTGGACTCGGACGCTTTGGCCTCTTGCCCCATGAGGTGCTCGATTTCAGCCGCGCATTGTTGGCTGTGCCCAATCTATTCTTGGAAGGGCTTTGGACGCATTTTGCCTCCGCTGATGAAACCGATCAATCCTATACCTACCATCAATGCGCAGTATACAACCAGGTTCTGCGCCAACTAGAGGAAGCGGGCATTCACATCCCTCTCAAGCACGTGGCCAATAGCGCCGCTACGTTGACCTTGCCAGAAACACACCTGGACATGGTGCGCTGCGGCATTGCCATTTATGGACTACGTCCCTCTGCTGAGGTGAAAATGGTTGTTCCCCTGCGCCCGGCCATGACGATCAAGGCACGCGTGGCTCGTGTCCGCATCCTTCCCGCTGGCTCCAGCATCAGCTACAACCGCACTTATGTCACGTCGAGACCCACTACCGTGGCACTAGTGCCCATTGGCTATGGCGATGGCTACCGTCGTGGCCTATCCAACCAGGGCATGGTGCTCATCCATGGCCAGCGCGCCCCCATCATTGGTCGGGTATGCATGGACCAGTTCATGGTGGATGTGAGCAACATCCCAGATGTGCAACAGGGTAACGAAGTGGTCGTATTGGGACGTCAGGGAGAAGAGGAGATCAACGCCGAGGAGATTGGCGCTTGGGTGGGCACCAACAATTACGAAACTGTCACGGCTATTCTGCCTCGGGTACCACGGGTATATCTGGCAGGAGATAACAAGACTCCGTAG
- a CDS encoding glycosyltransferase family 39 protein, with amino-acid sequence MHSLPNASHNDSMHPTSLQFWQGFWRLRPVQIALIAFLCLAIAVAAQRSLDRQRGTAQGVLGYAVAATIFVLLTHHIALEAKSREDEAIEVASPSYATLAIALGTALLGCLDFGNNEFRPLGLVLWLGGLFTAMCYLRLILPGNSFRQHLKAWWREKGTWVPAHWLLLVIILAVGAWFRFHRLNEIPADLGPDLIYHYYDTLDILEGKYRIYFPERESLIFYCTALCARIIGLSQFTLHFTSALVGMATIVALYGLGQELFDKQVALLAAFLLAINRWHIALSRSAYPAVFTPLFCTLLLYTLIRVLRLRQFGDFALAGMVLGLGFYTYTPFKASPLFVVVALVLYLLSRRRKAMPSLWPQLLVMVAVALVVLAPVARFAIERPREYFVRELVTLRLKREQAEFDRGLPTYYWRSILGLNYLGDGTSRWNVPGARHMGFVSGMFMVLGLGYALWRWRHGYNYILLAAWFILILPAALGMLPRDTPSSLRMSGVLPPAVLLAALPLPLMARLMQQAGLLGKTDAAQTQRSEESTPASAESKISLSIESPTKCFAWTWRPHWVNLWSLVLIGITAWLLIYETREANHFYFQDFVRTAPDRANYSNAREIAREIEHYGDLQSVYIKIWEFWFDGSALRVNLRLKDRNWSPWVTVLDPQQPPLSTIQGPALFIVHPNDQQALATLRAFFPRGVALPRYYPDGAISFYAFYVE; translated from the coding sequence ATGCACAGCCTTCCGAACGCATCCCACAACGATAGTATGCATCCCACTAGCCTGCAATTTTGGCAGGGTTTCTGGCGACTGCGTCCAGTGCAAATCGCACTCATCGCCTTTCTCTGTCTGGCTATAGCTGTGGCTGCACAACGGAGTCTGGACCGCCAGCGGGGCACTGCTCAAGGTGTATTGGGCTATGCTGTCGCAGCCACCATCTTCGTGCTTCTTACGCACCACATCGCTCTGGAAGCGAAAAGCCGCGAAGATGAAGCTATTGAGGTTGCATCTCCATCGTACGCTACCTTGGCCATAGCGCTGGGCACAGCTCTATTGGGATGCCTGGACTTCGGCAATAACGAATTTCGCCCATTAGGTCTAGTGCTCTGGCTGGGCGGGTTATTTACGGCTATGTGTTATCTGCGCTTGATTTTGCCTGGTAACTCCTTTAGACAACATCTCAAAGCCTGGTGGCGTGAGAAGGGTACATGGGTTCCCGCCCATTGGCTACTGCTGGTAATAATCTTAGCGGTGGGTGCGTGGTTCCGCTTTCACCGCTTGAACGAAATCCCAGCAGATCTTGGGCCCGACTTGATCTACCACTACTATGACACTCTGGACATCCTCGAGGGCAAATATCGCATCTATTTCCCTGAAAGAGAATCCTTGATCTTTTACTGCACCGCTTTGTGCGCCCGTATCATCGGACTGAGCCAATTCACGTTGCACTTTACCTCAGCGCTGGTAGGCATGGCTACTATCGTGGCACTATACGGCTTGGGTCAGGAGCTCTTCGATAAGCAGGTCGCGCTGTTGGCTGCGTTCCTGCTGGCGATCAACCGCTGGCACATCGCGTTAAGCCGCTCGGCGTACCCAGCGGTATTTACGCCTTTGTTCTGCACTCTTCTGCTCTACACGCTTATACGCGTCTTGCGCCTCAGGCAATTTGGGGACTTTGCCTTGGCTGGCATGGTCCTGGGATTAGGTTTTTACACCTACACGCCCTTCAAAGCATCTCCACTATTCGTGGTGGTTGCCCTCGTCCTATACCTTCTCAGCCGGCGTAGGAAGGCAATGCCGTCGCTATGGCCGCAACTTCTAGTGATGGTAGCGGTGGCGCTTGTTGTCCTTGCCCCTGTAGCCCGCTTCGCTATCGAGAGACCCAGGGAGTACTTCGTGCGTGAGTTGGTGACACTCAGACTGAAGCGAGAGCAGGCAGAGTTCGATCGTGGATTGCCCACTTACTACTGGCGAAGCATCCTTGGCCTGAACTACTTGGGCGATGGCACCTCGCGTTGGAATGTTCCAGGAGCCCGGCACATGGGCTTTGTCAGTGGCATGTTCATGGTCCTCGGACTGGGATATGCACTCTGGCGCTGGCGACATGGCTACAATTACATCCTGCTCGCCGCTTGGTTCATCCTGATCCTGCCTGCTGCCTTGGGTATGCTGCCCAGGGATACTCCCAGCAGTTTGCGCATGTCAGGGGTACTGCCGCCAGCGGTGCTCCTGGCGGCTTTGCCTTTACCTCTTATGGCTCGGCTGATGCAACAAGCTGGGTTGTTGGGCAAAACGGATGCAGCCCAGACACAGCGCAGCGAAGAAAGCACGCCTGCCAGTGCAGAAAGCAAGATCTCTCTGAGTATAGAATCGCCAACCAAATGCTTTGCTTGGACCTGGCGACCGCATTGGGTGAACCTCTGGTCTCTGGTATTGATTGGCATTACAGCCTGGTTGCTGATCTATGAAACGCGCGAAGCCAACCACTTCTACTTCCAGGACTTTGTCAGAACTGCTCCAGATAGAGCTAATTATTCCAATGCCAGGGAAATCGCACGTGAGATAGAGCACTATGGCGACCTGCAGTCCGTTTACATCAAAATTTGGGAGTTCTGGTTCGATGGCAGCGCACTGCGCGTTAATCTACGCCTAAAAGATCGCAACTGGAGCCCATGGGTGACGGTGCTTGACCCTCAGCAGCCCCCTCTATCTACCATTCAGGGCCCGGCTCTGTTCATCGTGCATCCCAATGACCAGCAAGCGCTGGCTACACTACGCGCTTTCTTCCCTCGTGGCGTGGCGCTACCTCGCTACTATCCCGATGGGGCTATCTCATTCTATGCTTTTTATGTCGAGTAA
- a CDS encoding glycosyltransferase family 39 protein, with amino-acid sequence MPQRLLQLRGMWSKRTAFQTLFGAFVCLWLAFMAQRALDQHKSKILPLAMLGLAAFVFALLSRHTALEAAESREESPRSLSMSLSAVAITLAISLLGCLDFGGNRFRPLGLVLWIGGLLLTLLYLWLISPDNALGERINLWRKQKRLWLPAHWFIIAAIVLVGAWFRLRLISKIPAEMGFDLAEKFFDTLSIARGSYQIFFPARLGREGLFFYTVAFVGRIMGLSKLTLHVTSALIGTLTIVAAFCLAQEAFNRQVGLLAAFLLAINRWHIVLSRTGFRAITMPLFTILTLYTLVRALHKRRPLDFGWAGIALGTGVYSYRSFLFVPMAITAGLVLWFLARGWSEFRMLLPGLAVLVLVAAVVAAPLARYALENPDKYLARERYQLQAIQAQKKQSQGFLAYYWRCMLGFNYMGDGDPRFNVPFARLMGFVSGTFMVFGLAYTLWRWRQGCNTFLIASWFVLILPSALSMLPNEYPSVLRMSGVIGPAIILAALPLPLIGKRIQQAQAVGQPLSTPSLAPAERDATKSKWEFALTLTTGQRQHTWICQWRWDNIARCILILGAILLLAFETKEVNRFYFQDYIVRLPDMSNYSLAKAIASEIAHYGDLRSTYIKPWPNWFDSTVLQLHVGTDRSWDPFVKALVPHQPPLSTIEGTALFILNPADHDALATLQMSFPRTVIIPHYYPNGEPAFNVIYCER; translated from the coding sequence ATGCCACAGAGATTGCTGCAGTTGCGAGGAATGTGGTCAAAACGAACAGCCTTTCAGACGCTTTTTGGCGCCTTTGTTTGCCTATGGCTAGCCTTCATGGCGCAACGCGCTCTAGACCAGCACAAGTCCAAAATACTCCCCCTGGCAATGCTCGGATTAGCGGCTTTTGTTTTCGCCCTGCTTTCACGTCACACTGCACTTGAGGCCGCAGAAAGCAGAGAGGAAAGTCCCCGCTCCTTATCCATGTCTCTATCGGCTGTGGCCATAACCCTAGCCATAAGCCTATTGGGCTGCCTGGATTTCGGTGGCAATCGCTTCCGGCCGCTGGGACTTGTCCTCTGGATAGGTGGCTTGCTGTTGACCCTTCTCTACCTATGGCTGATCTCCCCGGACAACGCTTTGGGCGAGCGTATCAATCTGTGGCGCAAACAGAAGAGGCTGTGGCTTCCGGCCCATTGGTTCATCATTGCTGCAATCGTACTGGTAGGGGCGTGGTTCCGCTTGCGACTCATTAGCAAGATCCCTGCGGAGATGGGCTTTGACCTGGCTGAGAAATTCTTCGATACGCTGAGCATTGCCCGCGGCTCCTATCAAATTTTCTTCCCAGCACGTCTAGGTCGAGAGGGACTGTTCTTCTACACCGTGGCCTTTGTCGGACGCATCATGGGCTTGAGCAAATTGACGCTGCATGTAACTTCCGCATTGATTGGCACGCTGACAATCGTAGCAGCTTTCTGTCTGGCGCAAGAAGCTTTTAACCGACAAGTGGGACTGCTGGCCGCTTTCCTGCTGGCTATTAACCGCTGGCACATCGTTCTTAGCCGCACCGGCTTCCGCGCTATTACCATGCCTCTCTTCACGATCCTGACCCTATACACGCTCGTCCGTGCGCTGCATAAACGAAGGCCTCTGGACTTTGGCTGGGCTGGCATTGCTTTAGGGACAGGTGTTTATAGTTACCGTTCCTTTCTCTTCGTGCCTATGGCCATTACCGCTGGCCTTGTGCTGTGGTTTCTAGCCAGAGGTTGGTCAGAGTTTCGCATGCTTCTCCCTGGCCTTGCGGTTCTTGTCTTGGTTGCCGCGGTAGTTGCCGCTCCTTTGGCACGTTACGCCTTGGAGAACCCCGACAAATATCTGGCGCGCGAACGATACCAACTACAGGCGATCCAAGCACAGAAGAAACAGAGCCAGGGATTCCTTGCTTATTACTGGCGCTGCATGCTCGGCTTTAACTACATGGGCGATGGCGATCCTCGTTTCAATGTCCCCTTTGCACGTCTAATGGGGTTCGTGAGTGGTACTTTCATGGTATTCGGGTTGGCATACACGTTGTGGCGCTGGCGGCAGGGATGCAATACCTTCCTGATCGCGTCCTGGTTTGTCCTCATCCTGCCTTCAGCTTTGAGTATGTTGCCCAACGAGTACCCGAGCGTCCTGCGCATGTCTGGAGTCATTGGGCCTGCGATTATCCTGGCAGCCTTGCCCTTGCCTCTCATTGGCAAACGGATTCAGCAAGCGCAAGCCGTTGGTCAGCCGCTCAGTACGCCATCTCTCGCTCCTGCAGAACGAGATGCCACGAAAAGCAAGTGGGAATTCGCACTGACACTGACCACAGGGCAAAGACAGCACACATGGATATGCCAGTGGCGTTGGGACAACATAGCACGCTGCATCCTGATCTTGGGAGCGATTCTGCTGCTCGCTTTCGAAACCAAAGAGGTCAACCGCTTCTACTTCCAGGATTACATCGTGCGCTTACCAGATATGTCCAATTATTCTCTAGCAAAAGCGATTGCAAGTGAAATAGCACACTATGGCGATTTGCGCTCCACCTATATCAAACCCTGGCCAAATTGGTTTGACAGCACCGTACTGCAATTGCATGTCGGAACTGATCGAAGTTGGGACCCCTTCGTAAAAGCCCTGGTTCCCCATCAACCTCCTCTATCTACTATCGAAGGGACAGCACTTTTTATCCTAAACCCGGCTGACCATGACGCGCTGGCAACGTTGCAAATGTCCTTCCCACGTACCGTGATTATTCCACACTATTATCCCAATGGTGAACCAGCCTTCAATGTCATCTATTGCGAGCGCTGA
- a CDS encoding SCP2 sterol-binding domain-containing protein, producing the protein MKLGSLEYIQEVMKRSNADEKYRALAKGQFETYTLVLEAEPDKGVKEPIIVGFECRDGEFVDIWQGTKPTLFTLSAPYGTWVDILRGKLGATKAITMRKLKVQGPFLQLLKGGDRVLYWVEILRTIPTEFDGDYAQYNIAGKSAGD; encoded by the coding sequence ATGAAGCTGGGCAGTCTGGAATATATACAGGAAGTGATGAAGCGCAGCAATGCGGATGAAAAGTACCGCGCCCTGGCTAAAGGGCAGTTCGAAACCTATACTTTGGTGCTAGAAGCTGAACCTGATAAGGGTGTTAAAGAGCCGATCATTGTGGGCTTTGAGTGTCGTGATGGGGAGTTCGTGGACATCTGGCAGGGCACCAAGCCCACGTTATTTACCCTTTCTGCGCCTTATGGGACATGGGTGGACATCCTGCGCGGCAAACTGGGAGCAACCAAAGCCATCACCATGCGCAAGCTCAAAGTACAAGGTCCCTTCCTGCAATTGCTCAAAGGGGGAGACCGTGTATTGTATTGGGTGGAGATCTTGCGCACCATTCCCACTGAGTTCGACGGAGACTACGCCCAATACAATATCGCGGGGAAAAGCGCCGGCGATTGA
- a CDS encoding nitroreductase family protein: MDAMETILTRRSIRKYTAQPVPDEVVKELLQAAMAAPSARNQQDWYFVVVRNRQVLDELGKAHPYAPVKGAPLAILVCGDLQRELSKGFWVQDCAAATQNLLLAAHAKGLGAVWCGCYPREERVMALRRVLGLPEHLVPLALVVLGYPAEKKGREDRYDPAKVRMID, encoded by the coding sequence ATGGATGCGATGGAAACCATCCTGACCAGACGCAGCATCCGCAAATACACTGCGCAGCCTGTACCCGATGAGGTGGTCAAGGAACTGCTGCAGGCGGCGATGGCTGCACCTTCGGCTCGTAATCAACAAGACTGGTACTTTGTCGTCGTGCGCAATCGCCAAGTGCTGGATGAATTGGGCAAGGCCCACCCCTATGCTCCTGTCAAGGGTGCCCCGCTGGCCATTCTGGTCTGTGGGGACTTGCAGCGCGAGTTGAGCAAGGGTTTCTGGGTTCAAGATTGTGCCGCCGCGACGCAAAATTTGCTGCTTGCTGCACATGCCAAGGGACTGGGGGCAGTCTGGTGCGGTTGTTATCCCCGGGAAGAGCGCGTCATGGCTTTGCGCCGGGTTTTAGGTCTGCCAGAACACTTGGTGCCATTAGCGTTGGTAGTTCTGGGCTATCCAGCGGAGAAGAAGGGCCGCGAGGACCGCTATGACCCGGCGAAGGTGCGAATGATTGATTAG